The following are encoded together in the Kwoniella europaea PYCC6329 chromosome 1, complete sequence genome:
- a CDS encoding chaperone DnaK, whose translation MAYPRRTIRPSRRSTSSSLMSKITLFAFVLIAVICFLPVGHQVRAEDKEVDVGTVIGIDLGTTYSCVAVHKGGKVEIIANDQGNRITPSWVAFTEEERLIGDAAKNQASNNPENTVFDAKRLIGRSADDPDVKKDQKHWPFKIVNKSGKPMIQVNHKGDLKEFTPEEISAMVLTKMKETAEAYLGHKVTHAVVTVPAYFNDAQRSATKDAGTIAGLTVLRIVNEPTAAAIAYGLDRTGKAESQIIVYDLGGGTFDVSLLSIEDGVFEVLATAGDTHLGGEDFDNRVIDYLVKQYKRKTDVDVSKNNRAMGKLKREVEKAKRTLSSQMSTKIEIEAFEGGNDFSETLTRAKFEELNMDLFRKTMKPVEQVLKDAGVKKEEIDDIVLVGGSTRIPKVQQLLKEYFNGKEPSKGINPDEAVAYGAAVQGGILSGEEGSSGVLLIDVCPLTLGIETTGGVMTKLIGRNSVVPTKKSQIFSTAVDNQPTVRIQVYEGERSMTKDNNILGEFDLNDIPPAPRGVPQIEVTFEIDANGILKVSAMDKGTGKSKSITITNDKRRLSAEEIERMVQEAEEFADEDAAVKKKIEAQNSLQNFVYSMKSQVADKEGLGGKLSEDDKETILSAIKEKTEWLEENPSAEAEDYEDQLSELQAAVAPITAKLYGGAGGSSYDDDQQPFSHDEL comes from the exons ATGGCTTatccaagaagaacaatccGTCCGTCGAGACGATCAACGTCTTCATCGTTGATGTCAAAAATAACATTATTCGCTTTCGTCCTCATCGCCGTCATCTGCTTCTTACCTGTAGGTCATCAGGTCAGAGCAGAGGACAAGGAGGTAGATGTTGGTACTGTCATTGGTATTGATTTGGGTACGACTTATTCCTGTGTTGC TGTCCACAAAGGTGGAAAAGTAGAAATCATCGCCAACGATCAAGGAAACCGTATCACACCATCATGGGTAGCATTcacagaggaagaacgatTGATCGGTGACGCAGCTAAGAATCAAGCCTCCAACAACCCCGAGAACACCGTTTTCGACGCTAAGCGTCTGATCGGTAGATCGGCGGATGATCCGGATGTCAAGAAAGATCAGAAACATTGGCCTTTCAAGATTGTCAACAAGAGTGGAAAACCAATGATTCAAGTCAACCATAAAGGTGACCTCAAGGAATTC ACTCCTGAGGAGATTTCCGCCATGGTCTTGACTAAGATGAAGGAGACCGCCGAAGCTTACCTTGGTCACAAAGTCACTCACGCTGTTGTCACTGTCCCTGCCT ACTTCAATGACGCCCAACGATCCGCTACCAAGGATGCTGGTACCATCGCTGGTCTCACCGTTCTCCGAATCGTCAATGAACCTACTGCCGCTGCTATTG CCTACGGTCTCGACCGAACTGGTAAAGCTGAATCTCAAATCATTGTTTACGATCTCGGAGGTGGTACTTTCGATGTCTCCCTCCTTTCCATCGAAGATGGTGTATTTGAAGTATTGGCTACTGCCGGTGATACTCActtgggtggtgaagattTCGACAACCGAGTTATCGACTACCTCGTCAAACAATACAAGAGAAAGACCGATGTCGACGTTTCCAAGAACAACAGAGCTATGGGTAAACTCAAGAGAGAAGTTGAAAAGGCCAAGAGAACCTTGTCTTCTCAAATGAGTACTAAGATTGAAATCGAAGCCTTCGAAGGTGGTAACGATTTCTCAGAG ACCCTCACCCGAGCTAAATTTGAAGAACTTAACATGGATCTTTTCAGAAAGACTATGAAACCCGTTGAACAAGTCCTTAAGGATGCCGGcgtcaagaaggaagaaattgatgat ATCGTTCTTGTCGGTGGTTCCACTAGAATTCCCAAAGTCCAACAACTCCTCAAGGAATACTTTAACGGTAAAGAACCTTCCAAAGGTATCAACCCTGACGAAGCTGTTGCCTACGGTGCTGCTGTTCAAGGTGGTATCCTATCCGGCGAAGAAGGAAGCAGTGGTGTCCTTTTGATCGATGTCTGTCCTTTGACTCTTG GTATCGAGACTACCGGTGGTGTCATGACCAAACTCATTGGCCGAAACTCTGTTGTCCCAACCAAGAAATCTCAAATCTTCTCCACTGCCGTCGACAACCAACCTACTGTCCGAATCCAAGTTTACGAAGGTGAACGATCCATGACCAAGGACAACAACATTCTCGGTGAATTCGATCTTAACGATATCCCACCTGCTCCTCGAGGCGTCCCTCAAATCGAAGTTACTTTCGAGATCGACGCCAATGGTATCCTCAAGGTATCCGCTATGGACAAGGGAACCGGTAAATCCAAGtctatcaccatcaccaacGACAAACGACGATTGTCAGCCGAAGAGATTGAGCGAATGGTCCAAGAAGCCGAAGAAtttgctgatgaagatgccgctgtcaagaagaagatcgaagcCCAAAACTCCCTACAGAACTTTGTCTACTCTATGAAGTCCCAAGTTGCCGATAAAGAAGGTCTCGGCGGTAAGCTATCAGAAGATGACAAGGAGACTATCCTCTCGGCTATCAAGGAAAAGACCGAATGGCTCGAGGAGAACCCatcagctgaagctgaagattaCGAGGATCAATTATCTGAACTTCaagctgctgttgct CCTATCACCGCTAAACTCTATGGTGGTGCCGGTGGTTCATCATACGATGACGACCAACAACCTTTTAGCCACGATGAGTtataa